In one window of Lewinellaceae bacterium DNA:
- a CDS encoding GTP-binding protein, which translates to MSTELLRFTTAGSVDDGKSTLIGRLLFDSKSIFQDQYEAIEQASARRGEEGVNLALLTDGLRAEREQGITIDVAYRYFSTPKRKFIIADTPGHIQYTRNMVTGASTANVALILIDARHGVVEQTRRHAIIASILQIPHLVVCINKMDLVDYQQDVYEAIRDEFEHFAGRLDINDMQFVPISALKGDNVVDRSVNMHWYEGPTLMYYLENVHIASDYNLIDCRFPVQQVIRPNTDEYHDYRGYAGRVGGGVFRKGDDIAVLPSGFTSRIARIDSFDGEVDEAFPPMSVTMLLEDDIDVSRGDMIVRVNNQPEVSQDLDLMICWFDQSKPLQLRGKYLIRHTTQEARCVVKEIRYRLNINTLHRDMEQPQIQMNDIARIAIRSTKPLFSDPYRQNRITGSVILVDEGTNNTVAAGMVI; encoded by the coding sequence ATGAGTACCGAACTTCTCCGTTTTACCACCGCTGGTTCTGTCGATGATGGAAAGTCGACCCTGATCGGACGGTTATTATTTGACAGTAAATCGATCTTTCAGGATCAGTATGAAGCCATCGAGCAGGCCAGTGCCCGCCGGGGTGAAGAAGGTGTCAACCTGGCGCTGCTGACGGATGGCTTGCGGGCCGAACGCGAGCAGGGCATCACCATCGATGTAGCCTACCGCTATTTCAGCACACCCAAACGCAAATTCATCATTGCCGATACGCCCGGGCATATCCAGTACACGCGTAACATGGTGACTGGCGCTTCCACCGCTAATGTGGCCCTGATCCTGATCGATGCGCGCCACGGCGTGGTCGAACAGACGCGCCGTCATGCCATCATCGCATCCATACTGCAGATACCGCACCTGGTGGTCTGCATCAATAAAATGGACCTGGTGGACTACCAGCAGGACGTCTATGAGGCCATCCGCGATGAGTTTGAACATTTTGCCGGTCGCCTGGACATCAATGATATGCAGTTTGTGCCCATCTCGGCATTGAAAGGAGATAATGTCGTTGACCGGTCGGTCAACATGCACTGGTACGAGGGACCAACCCTCATGTATTACCTGGAGAATGTCCACATCGCCAGCGACTACAACCTCATCGATTGCCGATTTCCGGTGCAGCAGGTCATCCGGCCCAACACCGATGAATACCACGATTACCGCGGCTATGCAGGACGGGTAGGCGGTGGGGTATTCCGCAAGGGTGACGACATTGCCGTCCTGCCTTCCGGCTTTACCTCGCGCATCGCCAGGATCGACAGCTTCGATGGGGAGGTGGATGAAGCTTTCCCGCCGATGAGTGTGACCATGCTCCTGGAGGATGACATCGACGTCAGCCGGGGTGACATGATCGTCCGTGTCAACAACCAACCGGAAGTATCCCAGGACCTCGACCTGATGATCTGCTGGTTTGATCAGTCGAAGCCTTTGCAATTACGCGGTAAATACCTTATTCGCCATACCACCCAGGAGGCACGCTGCGTCGTTAAAGAGATCCGGTACCGGCTGAACATCAATACGCTGCACCGCGACATGGAGCAACCGCAGATACAGATGAATGACATTGCCCGCATAGCCATTCGCTCCACCAAACCCTTGTTCTCGGACCCCTACCGCCAGAATCGCATTACCGGCAGTGTCATTCTCGTCGACGAAGGAACGAACAATACGGTTGCGGCGGGAATGGTTATTTGA
- a CDS encoding four helix bundle protein: protein MRDYKNLEIWRLGMEIASIIYELVDQMPSIERYNLQSQMIRSAISVPSNIAEGAGRSSEKEFKRFLEIALGSLYELETQLILTKQRYTIENLDFDELFELINKEQRKVSSFINRLN from the coding sequence ATGCGAGATTACAAAAATTTGGAAATATGGAGATTGGGAATGGAGATCGCCAGTATTATTTATGAATTGGTTGACCAAATGCCATCAATTGAAAGGTATAACCTGCAAAGCCAAATGATCAGAAGTGCAATTTCAGTCCCTTCAAATATCGCAGAAGGGGCTGGTAGATCAAGCGAAAAAGAATTTAAAAGATTTCTGGAAATTGCACTAGGATCATTGTATGAACTCGAAACTCAGCTAATTCTAACGAAACAACGGTATACTATTGAAAACCTTGATTTTGATGAATTATTTGAACTCATCAATAAAGAGCAAAGGAAAGTATCCAGCTTCATAAACCGTTTAAATTAA
- the cysD gene encoding sulfate adenylyltransferase subunit CysD gives MNYQITHLQELESESIYVIREVAAQFENPVILFSGGKDSILMTYLAVKAFYPARVPFPLLHIDTGHNFQETLDYRDWLVEHYGLKLLVGSVQDAINRGELTEEKGYNASRNSLQTHVLLESIEQGKFDAALGGGRRDEEKARAKERFFSHRDEFGQWDPKNQRPELWNLFNGRKHHGEHFRVFPISNWTELDVWQYLAQEEVPLPSLYFAHERTVLERDGILLADCDFIPKKPEEMPFTELVRCRTIGDMTCTGVWRSSASTIADIIEEVATTRLTERGGRADDKRSETSMEDRKKQGYF, from the coding sequence ATGAATTACCAAATAACACACTTACAGGAACTCGAGTCTGAATCCATCTACGTCATCCGGGAGGTCGCGGCACAGTTTGAAAATCCGGTCATCCTCTTTTCTGGCGGTAAGGACTCCATCCTGATGACCTATCTGGCGGTGAAAGCGTTTTACCCTGCACGCGTGCCCTTTCCACTACTTCACATCGATACCGGACATAATTTTCAGGAGACCCTTGATTACCGGGATTGGCTGGTAGAACATTATGGTCTAAAATTATTGGTCGGGTCGGTGCAGGACGCCATCAACCGGGGAGAATTGACAGAGGAGAAAGGGTATAACGCCAGCCGCAACAGCCTGCAGACGCATGTATTGCTGGAGTCCATCGAGCAGGGCAAATTTGATGCCGCCCTGGGTGGAGGCCGTCGTGACGAAGAAAAAGCACGGGCCAAAGAACGATTTTTCTCACACCGTGATGAATTCGGTCAGTGGGATCCTAAGAATCAGCGTCCAGAACTCTGGAATCTGTTCAATGGTCGCAAACATCATGGCGAACATTTCCGGGTATTCCCCATCTCCAACTGGACAGAACTTGATGTCTGGCAATACCTGGCCCAGGAAGAGGTGCCGCTGCCTTCCCTGTACTTCGCCCACGAGCGTACCGTGCTGGAGCGCGATGGCATATTACTGGCGGACTGCGATTTCATACCTAAAAAACCGGAAGAAATGCCCTTCACCGAACTGGTTCGCTGCCGCACCATCGGCGACATGACCTGCACCGGCGTATGGCGTTCTTCGGCGTCCACCATTGCAGACATCATCGAGGAAGTAGCTACCACCCGCCTCACCGAACGCGGTGGCCGCGCCGATGATAAACGGAGTGAGACGAGCATGGAGGACCGGAAAAAGCAGGGTTATTTTTAA
- the cysC gene encoding adenylyl-sulfate kinase: MNNLHPIHDSLVSRQEKENLLVQRGMVFWFTGLSGSGKSTIATAFQRTLYEYGYVVEVLDGDNIRTGLNNNLSFTEADRAENIRRIAEVAKLFCQNGIITICSFISPTIAMREQARNIIGPDDFIEVFVDTPLEVCEQRDVKGLYARARKGEIMGFTGIDSPFEAPVNPMIRIDTTAVEVKEAVEALMAEVRSTGYEVRGMGYEVRSEELTEDEEKIASDFYAPYNKKSVQNLIVWQKAMQITSRILKMVEEIKEFGLRDQIIRSSVSIASNISEGYNRGSNKEFIRYLFIAKGSASELHTQLLFVKELYTFNDLDAILNDLSVLLQQLGKLIQYRKSHGF; encoded by the coding sequence TGCTGGTACAACGTGGTATGGTATTCTGGTTCACCGGCCTGTCAGGTTCCGGTAAGAGCACCATAGCCACAGCCTTTCAACGGACGCTGTACGAGTACGGGTATGTCGTGGAAGTGCTGGATGGTGATAACATTCGCACCGGCCTCAACAACAATCTGTCCTTTACGGAAGCCGATCGCGCCGAAAACATCCGTCGCATCGCAGAAGTAGCCAAATTATTTTGTCAGAATGGCATCATCACCATCTGTTCATTCATCAGCCCGACCATCGCCATGCGTGAACAAGCACGTAACATCATTGGTCCGGACGACTTCATTGAAGTTTTTGTGGATACGCCCCTCGAAGTCTGTGAACAACGCGACGTCAAAGGTCTGTATGCGCGCGCTCGTAAAGGTGAGATCATGGGATTTACCGGCATCGATAGTCCATTCGAAGCACCCGTTAATCCTATGATCCGCATCGATACAACTGCGGTGGAGGTAAAGGAGGCGGTGGAGGCATTAATGGCAGAAGTGAGAAGCACAGGGTATGAGGTGAGAGGTATGGGGTATGAGGTGCGCAGTGAGGAGTTAACGGAAGATGAGGAAAAAATAGCCAGTGATTTCTATGCCCCATACAATAAAAAAAGTGTTCAAAATCTCATCGTCTGGCAGAAGGCTATGCAAATAACTTCACGAATTTTGAAAATGGTCGAAGAAATTAAAGAATTCGGTCTTAGGGATCAAATTATCAGGTCTTCGGTATCTATTGCATCTAATATCTCAGAAGGATATAATCGAGGAAGTAATAAAGAATTTATTCGTTATTTATTCATTGCAAAAGGCTCCGCATCTGAATTGCATACACAGCTATTGTTCGTTAAAGAATTATATACTTTCAATGATCTCGATGCTATATTGAATGATTTATCTGTGTTACTACAGCAATTGGGAAAATTAATCCAATATCGAAAATCTCATGGGTTCTGA